A single window of Limnothrix sp. FACHB-406 DNA harbors:
- the crtR gene encoding beta-carotene hydroxylase: MTIAVAPEQPTTAVQHVPREYLDPPQELFNPTLLMMVAATAIVVLSVCGYWLWHWPDWICFCANVLAMHLSGTVIHDASHNAAHKYPIVNAILGHSSALMLGFAFPVFTRVHLQHHANVNDPKNDPDHFVSTCGPLWLIAPRFFYHEIFFFQRKLWRKYELLEWFLSRMVLVGIVWAGIHWDFIGYVMNFWFSPALVVGLALGLFFDYLPHRPFEERNRWKNARVYPSALLNWLILGQNYHLIHHLWPSIPWYHYKTVYERVKPLLDQKGSPQTLGILGDQKNFWNFMYDVFLGIRFHRH; encoded by the coding sequence ATGACGATCGCGGTGGCCCCCGAGCAGCCCACGACCGCAGTGCAGCACGTTCCGCGAGAATATCTCGACCCACCCCAGGAACTGTTTAACCCCACGCTGCTAATGATGGTGGCCGCCACCGCAATTGTGGTGCTCTCCGTCTGTGGCTATTGGCTATGGCACTGGCCGGACTGGATTTGTTTTTGTGCCAATGTGCTGGCGATGCACCTGTCGGGAACCGTCATTCACGACGCATCCCACAACGCCGCCCACAAATACCCGATCGTCAATGCCATCCTGGGCCACAGCAGCGCCCTGATGTTGGGGTTTGCGTTTCCCGTGTTCACGCGGGTTCACCTGCAACATCACGCCAACGTCAACGACCCCAAAAACGACCCCGATCACTTTGTTTCCACCTGCGGGCCCCTGTGGTTAATTGCACCCCGGTTTTTCTATCACGAAATTTTCTTCTTCCAACGCAAGCTTTGGCGCAAGTATGAGTTGCTGGAATGGTTTCTGAGTCGGATGGTGCTGGTGGGCATTGTGTGGGCCGGCATCCATTGGGACTTCATTGGCTATGTGATGAATTTCTGGTTCTCGCCCGCGTTGGTGGTGGGTTTGGCCCTGGGATTGTTTTTTGACTATCTACCCCATCGGCCGTTTGAGGAGCGCAATCGCTGGAAGAATGCACGGGTCTATCCGAGTGCTCTGCTGAATTGGTTGATTTTGGGGCAAAACTATCACCTGATTCACCACCTTTGGCCCTCAATCCCCTGGTATCACTACAAAACGGTTTATGAACGGGTGAAGCCGTTGTTGGATCAGAAAGGATCGCCGCAGACGCTGGGCATTCTGGGAGACCAAAAAAATT